The region AGCCCGTCCTCGATCATCGCCAGCCCCCCGGCCCCGCCCTCTTCGGCCGGCTGGAAGATGACGACGGCGGTGCCGTCGAAGTTGCGCGTCTCGGCCAGGTACTTGGCCGCGCCCAGCAGCATCGCCGTATGTCCGTCATGGCCGCAGGCATGCATCTTGCCCGGGGTCTTCGAGGCATATTCCACGCCGGTCTGCTCGATGATCGGCAGCGCGTCCATGTCGGCGCGCAGCCCGATGACCCGGCCCTTGCTGTCGGTTTTGCCGCGGATCACCCCGACCACGCCCGTCTGGCCGATACCCTCGACCACCTCGTCCACGCCGAACTCGCGCAGCAGATCGGCGACCCGGCCTGCGGTGCGATGAACTTCATAGAGAAGCTCTGGGTGTTCGTGGAAGTCGCGTCGCCATGCCGTGATCTCGGGCAGCAGTTCGGCAAATCGGTTCTTGACTGGCATCTCGGTTCTCCTTCGCCGGACAGGGTAAGGATTTCGGCGCGGGTCGCAATGGGCCGGGCGCGGATCAGCCCCGGCGCCGGACCTTCATCGAAAGACTATCGCCCTTGCGCATTATGTCGCAGCAAAATTCCGCCGCTTTCGAGCCCAAAATTAATCAATTAATTATTTGTTAACTCTCCTGGCTCTAAACAGGCTGATCGGAATCGTTAACGAGGTCCGCCCGGTCCGCCCTGTTGGTCCGGGCGGCAGTCAGGGGCCGTTGCCCGGAAAGCAGGCTGAATGATCGGCGATGCACTTGTGGTCCTCAACCAGTTCGGCCTCGTGTCGATCTGCTCGCTCATGGCTGGGGGCCTGATCCGTCGGACCGGACCGGGTCATCTGCGCTCGACCCTGCTCGGGCTGATTTTCGGCATCGGTTGCTGCACCGCCATGTTGTCGCCGCTGCATCTGCAGGAGGGGGTGTTCTTCGATCTGCGCAGCCTGTTCATCGGTCTCAGCACCGGCCTTTTCGGGCTGGTCGCCGGTACGGCGACGGTCGTCGTTGCGATCCTGTTCCGGGTCCAGATCGGCGGCGACGGCGTGGTGATCGGGGTCTCGTCGATGGTGGTCAGCTTCATCGTCTCGGTCGTCTGGCGCAGGGCCTTCGCCTCGCTTGTCGAGCGGGATGCCGACGCCACCATTCCGCTGGCACTGCTGGGCCTGTCGATGTCGGCCTATCTGGTCGTGGCGCTGATCTGGCCCGACTATTTCCTGCGCGCCCTTGCCCATGGCTACCTGCACTATGTCGCCATCGGCAATGTCGTCGGCATGGTCTTCCTCGGCTCGCTGCTGATCGGCGCGCTGCGCACCATCTCGATGGAGCGCAAGTTCTCGCGCCTTGCGATGCGCGACCCGCTGACCGGGCTCTTGAACCGGCGCGGTCTCAGCGTCGCCTATGAGAAATGGCAGGCGGTTGCGCCCAGAGACGCGGGCGCGCTGGTCATCAGCGCCGATATCGACCAGTTCAAGGCGTTCAACGAAAGCCACGGTCATCAGGTCGGCGATCGCTGCCTGATCGCGGTTGCCGAGGCGATGCGCCGGGTATTGCACACCGGCGATCTGGCCGCCCGCGTCGGCGGGGACGAGTTCGTCATGATCCTGCGCGATGTCGCCCCCGAGGACAGCCGCCGGGTGATGGAGCGGGTCTGCCACCAGATCGCCGGCATCACAGTCGATCTGGGTGGCGGCACGCGCCTGCCGGTCACGCTGACCTTCGGCAGCCATTACGCCCGGTCGCAGGCCGCGCTGCAGGACGGGCTGAACCTCTCGGACCTGTTGATGATGAAGGAAAAACAGCAGCGCCGCGCGCCGGTCACGCATGGCAATCTGGCGGTGGTGGCCAGCGCCTGAGCCGGCGCCGTCCGCCTGCTCAGGAATGGGTGACCGGGTCGATCAGCACCCGATGCCCCGGCGCGATCTCGCGATAGCGCGAGGGCTGGGCCTCGTAATCCACCGGATGCATCGGCGAGGGAATCGGTTTGAAGTTCAGATCCTCGCTGATCTTCTTCTCGCGCGGATCGGCCACCGGCACCGCCAGCATCAGCTGCCGCGTATAGCTGTGCTGCGGGTTCTCGAAGACCTGCTGGCGGGTGCCCATCTCGACGATGCGACCCAGATACATGACGCCGACATAATGGCTGACACGCTCGACCACGGCCATGTCATGGCTGATGAACAGCATCGAGATGCCCAGTTCCTGCTGCAACTCCATCAGCAGGTTCAGCACCTGCGCCTGCACCGACACATCCAGCGCGCTGACGGCCTCGTCGGCAACGATCAGCTTGGGGTTCAGCGCAAGCGCCCGGGCGATGGCGATGCGCTGACGCTGACCGCCTGACATCTCGTGCGGATAGCGGCGCATGAAGCTGCGTGGCAGCTCCACCCGGTCAAACAGACCGGCAATCCGGTCCTGCCGTTCCGAGCGATTGCCGATGCCATAGTTCAACAGCGGCTCGGCCACCTGATCGTACAGCTTCATATGCGGGTCGAGGCTGGCGAAGGGGTCCTGGAAGATCATCTGCATGTCGCGCCGGGCCTTGCGCAGCCCGCCCTGCGACAGCGCCAGGATATCGGTGCCGTCCAACGTGACGCTGCCCGATTCCGGCTCCACCAGCCGCAGGATCGAGCGCGCCACCGTCGACTTGCCCGAGCCCGATTCGCCAACCAGCGACATGGTTTCGCCGTTGTTGATGGTGAAGCTGACATCCTCGACAGCATGGACCCGCGCGACGGTGCGGCGCAGCACCCCGCCCTTGACGGCAAAGCGCGTCGTCAGGTGTTCGACCTTCAAGAGCGGACGCGGATCCTTGGAAATCACCGGCGCCGCCGCCTCTCGCGTGCCGTCGCGCATCAGCCGCATCGGCTCGGGTGCGGCCTTGCCGGTCATTTCCCCCAGCCGCGGCACGGCGGCCAGGAGCATCTTGGTATAATCCTCGCGCGGCGCCTCGAAGATCTGTTCGACCGGGCCCTCTTCGACCTTGTCACCGCGATACATGACCACCACCCGGTCGGCCATCTGCGCCACCACCGCCATGTCATGGGTGATGAACAGCACGGCGATCTGCTTTTCGCGCTTCAGCCGGTCGATCAGCGCCAGAATCTCGGCCTGGATGGTCACATCCAGCGCCGTGGTCGGCTCGTCGCAGATCAGGAGGCGCGGTTCGCAGGCCATGGCAATGGCGATGACCACGCGCTGGCGCATCCCGCCCGACAGTTCATGCGGGTACTGGTCCAGCCGCCGCTCGGGCTCGGGAATGCGGACCTGTTTCAGAATCTCCAGCGCCCGCGCGCGCGCCTGTTTCTTGTCCATACCGCGATGGACCATCAGCCCCTCGGTCAGCTGATCGCCGACGGTAAAGACCGGGTTCAGCGCCGTCATCGGCTCCTGGAAGATCATGCCGATCTGGTTGCCGCGAATGTCGCGCATGACCGGCGAATTCTGCTTGGCAAGGTCGATCACCTCGCCATTGCCACGGTCGAACATCAGCTTGCCATTGGTGATGGTGCCACCGCCGAATTCGACCAGCCGCATCAGCGACAGCGAGCTGACCGACTTGCCCGAACCGGATTCGCCCACCACACAGACGCATTCGCCCGGCTTGATGTCAAAGCTGATATCCTTGACGCCGACGACCACGCCATCGTTGGTTTCAAACTCGACGCGCAGTTTCTCAATGGAAACAAGGGGTTTTTCGTCCAGCATCGGCGTTCCCATCCATGATGATCGGCAGATGGTTAACGGGTCGGCCTCAAAAGTCAAACCTGAAACCCCGATCAGCTCGAACCGCAATTAAGCTTGATTTCCGAAACGGTCTCGGCTGAAACTCACCCCATTCCG is a window of Paracoccus zhejiangensis DNA encoding:
- a CDS encoding diguanylate cyclase translates to MIGDALVVLNQFGLVSICSLMAGGLIRRTGPGHLRSTLLGLIFGIGCCTAMLSPLHLQEGVFFDLRSLFIGLSTGLFGLVAGTATVVVAILFRVQIGGDGVVIGVSSMVVSFIVSVVWRRAFASLVERDADATIPLALLGLSMSAYLVVALIWPDYFLRALAHGYLHYVAIGNVVGMVFLGSLLIGALRTISMERKFSRLAMRDPLTGLLNRRGLSVAYEKWQAVAPRDAGALVISADIDQFKAFNESHGHQVGDRCLIAVAEAMRRVLHTGDLAARVGGDEFVMILRDVAPEDSRRVMERVCHQIAGITVDLGGGTRLPVTLTFGSHYARSQAALQDGLNLSDLLMMKEKQQRRAPVTHGNLAVVASA
- a CDS encoding ABC transporter ATP-binding protein — protein: MLDEKPLVSIEKLRVEFETNDGVVVGVKDISFDIKPGECVCVVGESGSGKSVSSLSLMRLVEFGGGTITNGKLMFDRGNGEVIDLAKQNSPVMRDIRGNQIGMIFQEPMTALNPVFTVGDQLTEGLMVHRGMDKKQARARALEILKQVRIPEPERRLDQYPHELSGGMRQRVVIAIAMACEPRLLICDEPTTALDVTIQAEILALIDRLKREKQIAVLFITHDMAVVAQMADRVVVMYRGDKVEEGPVEQIFEAPREDYTKMLLAAVPRLGEMTGKAAPEPMRLMRDGTREAAAPVISKDPRPLLKVEHLTTRFAVKGGVLRRTVARVHAVEDVSFTINNGETMSLVGESGSGKSTVARSILRLVEPESGSVTLDGTDILALSQGGLRKARRDMQMIFQDPFASLDPHMKLYDQVAEPLLNYGIGNRSERQDRIAGLFDRVELPRSFMRRYPHEMSGGQRQRIAIARALALNPKLIVADEAVSALDVSVQAQVLNLLMELQQELGISMLFISHDMAVVERVSHYVGVMYLGRIVEMGTRQQVFENPQHSYTRQLMLAVPVADPREKKISEDLNFKPIPSPMHPVDYEAQPSRYREIAPGHRVLIDPVTHS